The following are from one region of the Actinomyces sp. oral taxon 897 genome:
- a CDS encoding 50S ribosomal protein L25/general stress protein Ctc, producing the protein MADNAIKLTATNRTRLGKGASRQARRDGQVPAVVYGHGAEPRHLLLDEHATRMALRGNENALIELSVEGQPLLVLTKEVQRHPIRPGVQHVDFLLVNRNERVEVEVPVTVIGEAVPSTMHIIELAHVLLSAPVTSIPETIEVDVTGVQAGTAIRVADLTLPQGVEAVTEAETDIVNITEDNTVVEETEAPADAAEAQ; encoded by the coding sequence GTGGCTGACAACGCCATTAAGCTCACCGCCACCAACCGCACCCGCCTGGGCAAGGGCGCCTCCCGCCAGGCCCGCCGTGACGGGCAGGTCCCCGCCGTCGTCTACGGCCACGGCGCTGAGCCCCGTCACCTGCTGCTGGACGAGCACGCCACCCGCATGGCCCTGCGCGGTAACGAGAACGCCCTCATTGAGCTGTCCGTGGAGGGCCAGCCCCTTCTGGTGCTGACCAAGGAGGTCCAGCGCCACCCCATCCGCCCCGGCGTGCAGCACGTGGACTTCCTCCTGGTCAACCGCAACGAGCGCGTCGAGGTCGAGGTGCCGGTGACCGTCATCGGTGAGGCCGTGCCCTCCACCATGCACATTATCGAGCTCGCCCACGTGCTCCTGTCCGCCCCGGTGACCAGCATCCCCGAGACCATTGAGGTAGACGTCACCGGCGTGCAGGCCGGTACCGCCATCCGTGTCGCGGACCTTACCCTGCCCCAGGGCGTGGAGGCGGTCACGGAGGCCGAGACCGACATTGTCAATATCACCGAGGACAACACCGTCGTCGAGGAGACCGAGGCCCCCGCCGACGCTGCCGAGGCCCAGTGA